CAGTTCAGGGTTATTTCTCCATCAAAGGAAGTTCTGTTGGTCCTAAACGAGAGCACAGCATCACTAACATCCAGCAGTCTGATGAAGGTCTCTACTGGTGCTCTACTGATGACGGTGGAAAGTCTCCTCAGAGCTTtctgagggtcagaggtcagatcactgacatcacttcctgtttaaagacATGAATTAACCTGCTGAGCTGATAATAAAGTGACTgaatcatcttcatcatctctcCTGCAGATCCTCATCTTCTTCAAACACCATCTCCCTCCTCTCCCCCTGTAAACTCTCCTCTTTCTTTTACTCTTTCCATTCACCCCCCAGCCTCCTCCCCcactcctccctctctcctggTCACAGTTGTAGCAAGTCTCGTCTCTGTGGTTCTCTTGGTTCTAGTTGTGGGTGGAGTTCTGTTCTTCTGCAGGGAAATAAAAGGTGAGAAACTGAGAAACCTGGGCAGAAGTAAAACTCctgtcactttaaaaaaacatttgcaggaaGAATGAACTGTGTAGGACTTGGGCAAAACCTAAAGTCTGGTGAATGTCCTCTTATAAACATTGATTGTTCTCATTTGAAATATAACATAATGATGATACTTTAGTTCAAATGACAATTTCACaattctgaatttaaaaaacccttcacttaaaaagaaaacatagaaCACTgtaggctctccctcccattctacttttaaataccctaggaacaacaagtaagcctgcagtgtgataGCGAAGTACTCTAacagggtgatatggtactacaaggtcattaagataagatggggcctgattatttagtCCTTGTAAGTGAGGAGtaagatttttaatttaattctggacttaacagggagccaatgaagggaagccaatacaggagaaatctgctctctctttctagtccctgtcaggactcttgctgcagcattttggattaactgaaggggcagcacagtggcatggtggttagcactgttgcatCACCGCAAGAAGGTCCTAAGTTTTATTTTACCATCAGGTTGGCGTCTTTCTGTTTGGAGATTGCATGTTCTCTCCATTTTTACATGGGTTGTCTCCGGGAACACcagtttccttccacagtccaaagatatgGAGTTGGTGGGGTTATGTTAAGCGGAAACTCTAAATTACCCATATAAATGTCTGTGAATGGGTTAGGGTTGTTGCTTgcaagatgtttcacctctcatccaaaaagcttcttcagttctagggtcaaatggtggagagttccAGATTGAAGCCCTATGGGGGTGTCCCCCCAAGAGGGAGACAGACTCCCTGTTGATCCCCTACCTAATCACACAAGTCAAGGTATGAACACGGgcgtaggtcacaatcagccaaggtttcaggtgagctcattgtgaaacctagccccaccctagcATGTGTTTTCTTGAGATCAggaggcccaggatgtgagtgcgggttaaggcatctgggaacAATCTCAAAACTGggttatagatggcagacagttggtgtcataagccaccgcctctgttcaaagatggtcgttcacagtggacataaatggcttctttcactgctctttcaaaccatctgtcctctctgtccgaaatgtgaacattggcatcctcgaaagagtgaccttcgTCCTTTACATGCAGATGGACCGCCGAGTCTTGTCCcctggaggtggctcttctatgttgtgccatgtgtttatgaagtggctatttggtctctccaatgtagaggtctgagcattcctcgctacactgtacagcatacactacattgttaagtttgtgtttaggagttttgtcactgggatgaaccagtttgtgtctgagtgcaTGGCTGGGTTTCAAATaaactgggatgtcgtgcttggcgaagactctcctgagttttGTCAAATAAACTGTCTACATAGAGGATGACAATATTATTGCAATTGTCTTTCTGATCCTCCCTAGTTGGTGGCTGAGCtttttttctgtgcctctttgctgacttgatGAAAGCCCAGTCTGGATAACCACGTGTTTTAagagcttcctttacatgtgtgtgttctttcTTCATCCTGATCGCTTGGCTTCTGTTTGTGATAACTTATTAATCCTTATGAagttttctgtggctgtgatgaggtccactatgggcaactgttgAGGAGAAATGGCAAGATTGATTACTTTGGCTTGCACtttcttttcaggttcagtAAGATTACTGTCTTCAGGTGCGAAGTTCTCCTGTTCTTCTTTGTGTTGTGTAGGTTCCTACTGGGAAGTAAAAGTTTTTGTTAGCAAAGTGTGGAATTTCCTgtgttgtctttctttttctttagagTGTTAGTCCCGCTGAGCCTTGTCCACAAACTTGTAAACCTCTTCTAAAATAGGGGAGGGTAGAAGTGTTTTCAGTTCCTGCAGGGTCTGACTAATCTTGTTCAGGAGGGCATTTATAGTGAACCTCAAGGACCTCAAGAAGGTACAAGTTCCATCTAACAATTGGCCAATGACCTACCTCAGTACCACAAGGAAGGCATCACGGAGGctaagattcaattcaattcaattttatttatatagcgccaaatcacaacaaccatcacctcaaggtgctttatatgaatgggcacatgggtcaatacatgagaggggcacagaaagggattggcaagaataccagaggtgcAAAACACCAGTTAATGGTAGACAGAGCAGTCAGCAGAGACTGCAAGactaggctgaccaacctgtgcactgcctggattgattacaagaaggcctaagACTCAATGTCCCACACCTGGATACTGggatgcctagaattgtacaagatcaacaagACTCTAAGAGGCTTCATTTGGAAGCCTGttctcaatggggatgtggcgtaaaacattagaggccaacttcaagcccatagcacagtGATCATCAAGtacgggatctaccaaggagatgctctttccccactgctgttctgcatagacCTGAACCCCCTCATTGAGATCATTTACAAGACGGGCAAATGGGAATCATGATGAggctgctaggaaagctgcaaccacgaagtacctgcagagggtcaggcaagtcaagatgcggtaagaacaagatgcgggctatcaacacctatgccctccccgtgatcaggtaccctgctgggataataaccTGGCCAAAGGAGGAAATCGAAGTCACTGACATCGAGACAAGAAAGCtactgaccatgcatggaggagttcactggtgagtgtcagcaccatagtccaggatgagacaacaaacatccacaaGTACATCAGGGAGCTGACCCCAACTGaccgcgtgctcagtgaatacctcaggcagcaaaaacccaagaaagaggaggacgaggagccatcatggaaggacaggcccctgcacggtatgtaccaccggcagatagaggaggtggctgatatccagaaatcctaccagtggctggacaaagctggactgaaagacagcacagaggcactaatcatggcagcacaagaacaagctctgagtacaagatccatagaggctggggtctatcacaccaggcaagaccccaggtgcaggctgtgtaaagatgccccagaaacaatccagcacataacagcagggtgcaagatgctagcaggcaaggcatacatggaacgccataaccaagtggccggcacagtatacagaaacatctgtgccgagtatggcctggaatcctgaggtcaaaatgggagacgcccccaagggtggtggagaatgacggagctaagatcctgtgggacttccagatacagacggacaaaatggtggtggctaaccaaccggacatagtggatgtagacaaacagaagaagattgctgtagtgatagatgtagcagttccgaatgacagcaacatcagggagaatgaacacgagaagctggagaaatatcAAGGACTCATAGAAGAGCTTGAGAAAAtttggagggtgaaggtaaagatactgcgcaggaccctctaGGTCCTCAATGCACTTGCACGGCATCGCAATCACGTCTTCCCACTTTAAGAGTGGTACTGGGTCCTTTGTTTGGAGTTGTTGGTGATGTGTGTGGCTGGCAGTGCTAAAGCTGCAGCGGAGAGCGTACAACAACCGTGTAAGTATTAATAAAGATGTTCAAAAACGCAACCGGGTCTGTAATGCGTGTTCACAGACAGCTCAACATTAGAGCGGGGTTGGACACATTTAAACACTAACCCTCTCAAGGCAGGCATTGCCGATTTTCAACAGTTAAAAACTAACAACCTGATTAccccacatacatattttatgatttttttttgataattttccccaaatatcagtTTTTTCCTGTAACTAAAACTTAATTTGAGCTTGAGAGGGTTAAATCTAGTCAGTTCTGACTATCTGACAGTTTATGAAAGTAGTCACAGATATCTGATTTGTTTTACATGACATCAAATTTATATCAGTTTTACTGAAAGTTCCTAAAAGGAGCCACTGGAACCCAAGTAAATCATGAAATTCAACTCAGTTTATAGTTTAGTTTTCAGGGTAATCCTGACTGAATGCAGGAAGAGCAAAACCAcctgaaaacattttaacaggTAGTTGAGTCTGGTTAGCATGTGTCtatgtttttcttcctctctgctcAGGAGGTAACAACTCTACTCCCCCTGAAGATGTGATTTATGCTGATGTCAGACTCAGAAAGATGTCCAGCACAAAAGGTAGGCTGTAACAGTAGGTAGTAAGTATTTGGTGGATCAGGCAGCAGTCAAGTTCGATGCACTAGCACTCTTTTCCTCAGCTTCAAAAACTGGCTTGTAGTTCAAATCATGTCACCTGTTTGGTGGGGAATATAATTTATTGAAGCCCCCAacatatgactatccagagttgggaccaggaagaaGAGTTGCTGTCTTacaagtaaaacagtgaaatgtggattattaaacattaggtctctctcctccaagtctctgttagtgcATGACTTCATAATTGATCAAAAAATGGATTTACTCTGCCGTAAAGAAACCTGGCtgcagccggatgattatgttagtttaaatgaatcaacacccccgagtcattctaactaccagaaacctcgaagcacaggccgagggggcggtgtgcaatgttccctctaatttttcatgtgtctgagcgaacacacaaactccctgagcgatcccttggaccactgtgagcgacatcagacgtgtgcactgtggtcatgcCAGCATCTAATcaatccaagttacatggtttattaaaataatcaaattacagcatttacatttatgttagactacttttaattaactgctttagcccacttacaatgaaaattaaaaaaaaaaatcttgttcatgacctgtgcagtatgttaacactattggaagtaaaaataacttgaactccaattttgaaaacacaactttctttctatctttttttccccataaagctctgacttgtattatgagtctgtggtctgggagagtcctgtaactctctgtctgcagaatacagaatataatgaccaatgttgggcaattaattatatagttacttcttcaaaaaagtaactcagtttggcaaacaacaaagttttttgcagctatttttttttaatgcagccaagacttttttaaataaacatttcaaactatttacagaacaatcagctgttctgcatcaaatctgatgccacacaaattattcgtgccactccaaaaaataatttcataatTAACAGCCTGATAAcagatggtaaatggactgattcttatatagcgcttttctactctcccggagtactccaagcgctctatacaacatgcctcattcacccactcATAAAAGCACTTCTATACACAAGTGCAAACTAACCtgcattcacactccgatgaacgcatcggattagtatcttgcccaaggatacttgacatgcagattagggaagccaaggatcaaaccaccgaccttccgatcagtagctgatctgctctaccacctgagccacagccacccacaacaggaggtgtatgactcatgtaacacctgtaacattcagcagtcgcctcattgttctggcacacacaacaaaactattgactacactacaacccccccccccaagtttcttaacaactagatgtcatgttgccatatcagtttttgattggtcgacatggtaatTTTTTTGACCAATAGGAAAAAAggggttggttttgtttttgctcataggcagagagtgctttcgagcgctttccttataaaacgctgtttttacagtttcttcctgcagtaaatataaacaacgacagtattcaggaagaaaaccaaatatTGCATAtattatctatcgtccacctgggcatTACACAGAGTACAATATGAGTACCGTATTTTCCAGACTTTAAGGCACATTTAAAATCCttaaattttctcaaaaatcatcaGTGCACCTTAATCCGGTGCattttatgtatgaattctgtttgtgcttactgacctcaaactgattttatgtggtacatgacgcttaaaaatctgtcaaaaaatgttttagtacgactttggtaagctacgaagccgcaccgcttgatggatacGTGCTGTGGCTTAACATATTACTGAATTGTGTGTATTGTGTTAGTATGGGGACCCtaaaatggcacctgttaagaAACATGCTTACAAAGCGAATTTCAAACTCTATCAATCAGGCagtagaacatgggaatagagcagctgcgagagaatttaACAATAATGAATTAATGGTATGgaggtggaggaagcaagaagaatgagttgagtaaagtttaacttatctgttttgttttgctgaatgtgccttataatcctgTGCTCCTTATGTATGAAACAGACCCATTCAGACACGTTCATTAAAAGtacgccttataatccggtgtgccttatggtctgaaaaatacggtAGTCTTCATAATCCTTAAGGGATGGCTTCCAGACATTCCTAAAAACAATATCCAGAGAGAGGGTGGAACGTGCTtctctaactttttttttaattagttatcataaatgtattttatttgatctCTCGTTTATTTGAGACACATTGTCCTCTGTTCATGTGAAGTAATGAAATTACTGACTCTGCGGTGGAACAATTTGTATAATTGTTTGataataatttatttcaaaCCGATTATATAGAATGGCATTTGGCCTCCTTTAATTCACAATGTCAAAAAATTCTAGATAAAGTGAATCCTCTTAAAATCAGGACAGGCAGCACTACTAAATCCCTGCCCTGGTTCACAGAAGCTAATTGCAGGTTTAGGCGAATTTGCCGTAAAACTGAGCACCTGTGGAAAGCCACAAAACTTGAGGTTCATAAGCTACACTTAAAAGAACTATTGTCTACTTTGATCAACATGGTGAAAGATGCGAGAACCACTTATTTCGCTAAACTACTCGCAGTAGGAAAAAGAAATCCTAAGGTTCTCTTCGACACAGTATAAAACAGCTGTGCAGACATGACACCGGTGATTGTTTGATCTCCacttgtgttgtgtgtgtgtgagtgcctTGAGAGTGCTGTATGCATGTGCATCAGTCAGGAGCATGCTTCAGCATCCTCCGTGGGCGCTGCCTCTCCCCTGTTATTCCCCGGTATTCCCTTGGTAGCCCCGGTACTCCCCTGGTAGGCCCGGTATTCCCCCAGTATGCCCTGGTGTTCCCCGGTATTCCCCTGGTATGCCCTGGTATCCCTTAGCTTGGCTTCCCCTTGGTTGGTCTCCCTTCCCTGGCTCAtcgccaagaaaaaaaaaaaggcttatgCGCCAGTCGGACCACGCTGTGCCAGCTAGCGAGTAGCTCGGCCACaacgaggaaacacagcaggggCACGGCTTCAGTGTTCAAGCATATGCTGTCGCCTGGGCACTGTGCAGCTCAGCTGCTATGTATGTAAACACAAAGGGGATACGGCTTCAGCGTTCCAAGTGTTTGCTGTTGGCCTGCTTAACACTGTGGGGGATAAACAGTGGGGAATTATGCTATGGTTCGTGCCAGCTAATCGTTAGCCGGCCTGCGAGTAGCATTCCAGCTGGTTAGCCTGTCTGGCGTGTTGCCCGCAGCTCGCAGGTTAACGCGGCTAACAGTGCTCCGCTCGTAGCCCGACTACATTAGGGAAATGTGTTCCAAGCATATGCTTTTACCTGTCAGCACTGTGACGCAGGAGctaataaacagtgaaaggggAATTCAGGTTGCGGCTAGTGCTTGCTACCTGTTAACACTTCCTGGTTAGTGTGTGGCCCCGCCCCCTTGCTTGGTAGCAGAAGTATGGTAGCCCACACGTCCCAAACATGTCTGTGAATggcatttttgcctttttacGATAGGCACGAGCAGTGTGGCTGTGCCTGGgcgaaaaaggaaaaataaataactatctAGCAGAGTGGACCTCAAGGTTGTTGCTATCATGCAGCCTCAGCACCTACTGTCTaaggtgctgctgctgcctggtTGGCCTAGTTGCAGGCAGTGAGTGCTCTGCCTCCCAGCATTTATGGTCCCCTGCCCGCAGTTGGTTGCTGCCATGCATGGCAGGAGTAGTTGCCTTTGGCCCCTCCTCCCTTAGCCCCCCAACTGGTCCCTAGTTGCCCCTTCGGGCCTTTTCTGGGCAGGGTGGCGGCAGGGTTACTTATGCCCTGCTGGTGGCCATTTTGTCGCTCCCTCTATGGATGGAGCTTGACACGATGGCTGCAGGCGGGCTGGGCATGGAGGGCCCACCTCATTCCCGTGCTTCTTAGGCTAAATAGGATGATGGCTGCAGCGTTCCCTCCCATAGCCCCGCCTCTGTGAGGCCTGGGCCGGTGGAGGTTGATTATCATAAGGTGGATGTTAAAGAAGCTTCCATCCCCTCTAGCTGCCACTGGAGTGGGGCCCGGACGGGTGAACCCATGTCTGGATCACCTGATTCTGGGACCCTCCCACAGCATTCCCTCCCATGGCCCCGCCTCTTTGAGTCCTGTGCTGGTGGAGGTTTGATTGTCAGGAGGTTGATGTTTATGAGCGACCAGGGTTGGCTGATGGAACTGCCTGTCTACCCTGTGGACACCTCGCTATGAAGAAGCTAAGGGGCCTATGCAGGCGTGCAGAGACGGCCATGTTCAGTTGAGACGGGGTGGACTCGGAACCTAGGTTCAGCTGTCCTACAGCCGCCCTCCTCCCTCCTGACATCCTTTGAGTTGGGCCTAGTGGCCAGCACTGCTGCAGGCTGTGTTCCCCTGGCCGCACTTCGCGCATATTTCATACACCAGTCAGACCTTGCTGCGTCTGACGGCTCGGCCAGCGGTTGACAGTTCTCCAGCCTCTAGCTCTCTGTCTGGCACATTCCCCAAATGTTGCGGGTCTATGTGGCCAGCAGGGCCCGCTCAGTGAGCGGACACCCCCAGCGAGTCACGTCCCTGGGTGCACTGCAGCTCCAGGCTGTGTTCCCCTGGCGTATTGCCCGCATTCACCGGCTTATGCGCCAGTTGGACCTCGCTGTGTCTGTTTCTTCAGCCGGCGCATGTGTGTTCTCCAGCCTCCTTTAGCCAGTCTCTGTCTGGCATATagggtgctgtggctgcaggcTGTGTTCTCTTGGCGTATTGCCGCATTCACCGGCTTGCCTGCAAGTCGGTCCTCGCTGTGTCTGATGCCTCAGCCAGCGATTGGTTGTTCACCAGCCTGCGGCGCTGGCTCCCTGTGTGCTGTTGCCTGCTTCTTGTAGGGTTGTGCACCCAGTAGGGTCCCCTATCAGCGCCTCAGTGAGCTACGctacctctcctctctctgctcctGGGATTCCGGGTTCGGGCCCTGAAGGCTCCAGCTGGAGATCCTTGGGGAGCGTACGCACGGGCTGGTCCTAACCGACGGCCCCATGCATCTGGCATTCTGCCGCTCCAACTGCGTGCCGCGGGTAGCGCTTGTCAGACCTCGCTATGTCTGACACTTCAGCCAGTGAGGGAGAGGTCCCCAGCCTGCAATGCTGGCTCCCTGTTGGTGCTTGCCTGTGTGTCACAGACTTACACGGCCAGCACGGGGACGCCCAGTAGCTGGGACTTTGTGTCTGACCTCGAGTGTCTCATTGCAAGTTCAGTCTTGAGGCTCCTCTGTCTGCGGACGAGCACGTGGTGACGGTGCTGGGGGTGGACGTTCGGGTCATCGCCTTGCTCAGCCCTTCACTTATGCAGCCTAGCCTGCATAAGTGAAGGGCTGAGCAAGCAAATGAAACCCTCAATGAGTCCAGTTGATGTCCTACCTACATCTTTAGTAGGAAGCCAGCGGCGGGGGGAGAAGGTTCGACTGGATGGCTCCTCCAGTCAGGCGATGGGGGTATGTGGTGAggcgtggtctgcggtgccttgcagggaaggcggacgcacctgcacaGCATCCGCAATCAGGTCCGCCAACTTAAAACATGAGGTTTGTGGTGTGTGTTGTGGTGGTGTTATGTAcgaataaagatgaaacaatGACAAAACACCTACGTCTGGACCCGCCATGCCTTAATCACACCACATCTTTGTTTCTCAACAAAAGAGTCAAGAAGGAAGTGGAGTCTTCTCTGCCCAACCTTTTATGCATTTAACTCCAGTTTTAAACTCTCTGTTTGTAATTTCCTTTTGTCACAGACAACTAGGGTCCAAAGTGAAGATGGTGAAACAGACCAAGAGTCTAGATGAGAATAAGATATAAGATAATAAGAATTAAGATAATCATGTAACCACTCCCATAAAGAAGGGGCTCACACgctccaaaaaagaaaagtggcaACTTTTGCCATCTATCcaaatcttgttttatttttatgagcaATGTAGAAAAGTTCAATTTCCATAGGTTTTTAAGATCTGGTCTAATCTGTAGTGCAAGGTATGTAAAGCCGCTGTTATGTCTTACAGAACAACCAGCTGTTCTGGATCTTGTGTATTCATCAGTGAGAGCAGGTATCATCATATacctatatatatctatctatctatctatatatatatgaccAAGATgtaataatttttttctcttgttctgCACAGGAAATTGAAGCCATATAGCCTGATGGACCTTCTACTCTGGATTTCTTTAACTGTTAAATTGATATGATTATATACGTAATAGACATATGGGctcaaataaatattttgtacttgtaaatgaAATGGGTAgttgtgaactgagttttgtaaccttgtaaaccaaaatatgtgaaaattttatgtttgtgcatctatagataagaatttgtgtgtttgtaaaaaatatttagacAAGTTACATAAGttcatgttttttgttaaggtctgattacagatacaaagcaaaGAACTACGTGTGAAGCTCTGCACTCAGGTTcccttgctgtgtgtgtctttcaaCTTAAAAGTACGGATTTTGACccgatttttcttcctttcagctgattggtcaacGTCATGCCaatcacaaatttaagaaaccaatcagagaacagatgggtttggctgtcggaggagcgctttgatttgatttacaagtaaaaaatacttctgaccacaatttgagcccatataGATACactataaataattaaatgaatcTTCAACAGACATTTCAACTAAGTTAGCATGCTCATGCTACtataaatcaaaatcaaattacAGTAATATTTTCTTGCAGTTGCAACCTTTCCTACATTATGTTTTGCTGTAAATCACAAAGAACTAATACTGTATcaatgtaaaaatgttttttgatatGACAAATATTGAACTGAGTTTCCCAGCGAATttataaaatgtgtgtgtgtttggggggttttttatgtttatgtagCGAGTAAAAGCCACCGAGTAACCGCTAAGGGCCTCTATACTACTCGTGCAAACTTTCAGGCCCAAAGCTCTTGCAGGAACAAGCCCAGAATAAACAGGACAAGAGGGTCAATATCAGCCAGAGACGTTAaggtttattattttaaaagaaaacacaaagggtTTGCAATAGGCCTAAAACATCACAATAAAAAGGTCGCTAATGACCACAATATGCTCTTATTGGTGCACCCTGCAATGCATCTATCACCTGAGGGCTTGCTCTCCCCCGACAGCCCCAGATGCTCGttgctttaaaagaaacaaatccaCCCCAAATAAATACGAGCCCAACAGAACACTTATCACATGCACTAAGTGTTTTAGTTCAGGCAATAATTGGTAGCACTACAATCACAGCAAATCCACACGGAGCACCTCTGCGAGACCTAATCTCCCTAAGGTAAGAGCCCAGCTCAGGGATTGCACATTGCCCTACTAATATTGCACCAGCCCAGTGAAGATAAAAATAAACCCTGAATACCCTCATTGTAGGACTCAAAttgaatatattcagactggttgactggattaGATCCAGTccgtgtgtctctgtgcatttgtgtttccatatgtgtccatatttctaaccttgatttagcagaatagtaataacttaagtagAAATATTGGTAAAgtaaaatggacagctgaaaaaatgcttaACATGTATTCTGCCCTCCCTGTACGTTGATGCCCAGTTTGGCAGATAGATAAACAGTTCTTCAAAAGGAGAGGCAAAGGCTTCCAGTTCTCATTGCAGGGTTTATTTGTCTCCCTAATGAAGGCACTGTAAAACTACAAACATAAGAAAAGCATATTAAAACATACATTTGGAACATAATATATTTCTCACATTACAAAGTACAGACATAAGACTTGAATTACTGCTTGTGTAgccaagaaaaataaatgaacatatGTAAACCCCAAATCCCGCTAGCTTAATGCTAACTTATAATGGAATTTCCCATTGACACGCTAACACAATTAGCATCGGCAGTGCAGCTAACATGCCGGCTTCAAATATGAGAGTCAACAACACATTTTACATCACATGCTTAACATGAACACAGACTATAATCGTACTTACAAGCATATATTTCTCATGCTCCAGTACAGCCAACTTCAGAGCTAATATTTTGTGTGCTGGTTTCAACTTAGCCAGACTCCATGAACTTTTCCTATATCTACTAGCGAAACTTGAGTACACAAACCCGCTTCCGCCCCTAGTGGGGTGGTGGAGCTACTGCACCCCAGCAGTGGCAGCACACTCCCGCCTGGTATAATGAACTATACCACTACCCTTTCTCTGGATGTAGTAGTAAAACAACCTCCGACACTGGCCGCAAATACACTTTAGGAGTGCCATTCTTGACTACCTTCACTTCTACCTTACGTACTCTATGATCTTGGCTAGAAAGGCTTTAATCACAAGTCCAACAGGCCACTCAGTCCTTTTACTTGTGAATCCTTCATCAGTACAACATCGCCCACTTGAAGATTTGGCTTCTCTGTTGTCCACTTTCTCTGTGTTTGAAGCGTGGTCAGATACTCCGTTTTCCACCTTTTCCAAAATGCATCAGCGAGTGCTTGGACCCTTTTCCAGTGTTTCTTGGACAGATCATTAACATCAAAATCCCCAGAGGGAGCAGTCAATGTATCTCTTTTCTGTGTCAACAACATTGACGGGTGAGAACTG
The sequence above is a segment of the Oreochromis aureus strain Israel breed Guangdong linkage group 3, ZZ_aureus, whole genome shotgun sequence genome. Coding sequences within it:
- the LOC120438787 gene encoding low affinity immunoglobulin gamma Fc region receptor II-c-like, with the protein product MKTAAISLLIGVYVLLQSALTVSAVSLSVSPNLQQFFSGPSSVYLSCVDDGQTVDGWTVKRTRGGLTEDCGAAAGFGEFKSYTCIFSDISESDSAGYWCETSSGQRSDQINITVTEKHLILEVPALPVRTGSDVTLCCKQRNGDTVQGYFSIKGSSVGPKREHSITNIQQSDEGLYWCSTDDGGKSPQSFLRVRDPHLLQTPSPSSPPVNSPLSFTLSIHPPASSPTPPSLLVTVVASLVSVVLLVLVVGGVLFFCREIKGGNNSTPPEDVIYADVRLRKMSSTKEQPAVLDLVYSSVRAGN